TAGTGCGGCTCAGGGCGTGAAGAAGGAGCCGCTTCGCGGCGCGACCATCGCAGGGCGGCGCCGCCGCCGAACAGCAAGAGGAGCACGCCGGCCCGGGGTGCTCCTCTTGCTTGTGTCGGCGGTCAGAACGCCGGTTCCTGCTCGTGCGTGGGCGGCGGGGCCGGGGGGCGGGCCATCTCAATGTACCGGGCCGCCTTGGTGCGTCCCCAGTCGATGAGGACGCCCCGGGCGGCGAGGGTGGGCTGAAGGCGCTTGAGGCGGTCTGAGAGGACTTTGCCGGTGGTCGGCCAGCCTTTTGGAAGGGGGCGGCAGTCCTCGCCGCTGTAGAGGCCCGTGAGGGCGTGCAGCCACTCGGCAGACGTCATCCGCTCTTCCGTCCCCGGAGCGATGCCGGCGGCGTGCTTCAGGACGGTCTGCGCCAACAGGTCGCCCTCGATCACGTCGTCGTTGAGGTCGTCCAGGCTGGCGCGGTAGGCGGCGAGCGCCCCGAACCCGGTGGCCGCATCGAGCTGCGCGCACAGGTGCGCGAAGTCGGCCATCCGCAGGTCGGTCGGAATGTCCGCTTCTGCCGCGCGGACCTTGACCGTGAGGTCGAGCAGGGAGCCGAGGATGATGGGCAGGGCTTGTGCGTATTCGGCCCACAGTTCCGCTTCGGTGCGCCGGACGCTGGGACGTTCCAGGCGCAGCGGAAGGAGCCGTTCGGCAAGGTCGGGCCGGATCACCCCGACGTCGATGCCGGTGAGCAGCAGGGGGCGGCGGTAGCGGGCCCGGACCACGTCCCCGTCGGTGTACAGGGCGCGTTTGACGGTTTCGGCGCCGGTGACGATGCAGCACATCGCGTCGGACAGGTCCGGGGCGAGGTGGGAGAGGTTGTCCAGGGCGGTGACCCATCCGGCGGCCACGGCCGCGATCAGGTTCTCTTCGTCCTTCGGCGCGCGGCGCAGGTCCCCGCTCATGCCCTCGATGATCCGTACGAGCATCCGCCCGCCGGTGGACTTGCCTGCTCCCTGGGGGCCGGTGAGGAACGGGGCGGGGACGGGCACGGACGGTCCCAGGCAGCCGATCAGCCACGCGATGGCCAGGCATTCGGTCTCCGCGTTGGCGAAGTTGCACAGCCTGAGCAGGAGATCGATGCCCTTGCCGTCGGTGTCCTTGGCCGGCATGGGCAATTCGCCCGTGAGCTGCGTGCGGCGCCAGCACACCTCTGCCGGGTCGGGGGTGCGGATGTCCCAGCCGGTGGGGTGGATGCGGACCGACTGTCCGTCGTCGCGTCCCAAATCCAGCCACGTTGCCCCGTCGAACCCCGGCGCCACGCGGATGTGCACGGGCTGTACGTCCTGGCTCAGCGCGAGTGCCTCGATCAAGTCGAGTGCCTCCTTCAAGGCGGTGCCGTTGAAGACGCCGTATCCGTCGCGGAAGAGACCGACCATAAGTTCCTGCCGGTGGCTGCCCGAGGTGCCTTGGGAGCGGATCGGGCGGGCCACGGGGTGGCCGTTCTTCTGCGCGTACACGGTCCCGTCAGCGGTGCGGAAGTACCGGAAATGCGACTGGGCGTAATCCGCGATGACATCGCGGGCAGGAGTCTTGTCGTCCTCGGACATGGCTCACAGCCCCAACGTGGCGCGGGCGTTGGCCCACGCGTCCGAGCAGTGCCGGGCCGTCTCGCCCTTGGTCTGCGCGGCAGCGAACAGCCGCGCCACGTGAGCGTCGGTGAGGCAGGCGCACCGGCCGTGCGTGGACAGCACCGCGAGAAACGTCCGGTACACCGTCGCGTGAACCGCGCTGCGCGCCTCGGTGATGCGCTGTTCGGCCATCGCGATGCCGCGTTCCAGGTAGGCGGGCGTGCGGTGCCGGCACTCTCCCTCCCCGGCCCGTGAGGGCACGGCGCCGGCGGGCGGTGCCGGCCGGGCCGGGGAAGGCTTCTTCACCGCGAGCGCGCGCACGGCGTCCGGCAGGTCGACCAGGTGGCCGGTGCCGGGCCCGAGGTAGCGGGCGTAGGACATGGACGACTTGATGTCGACACCGGGGCGCACCGCGTTGTGTGAGGTCATGACGCCCCGGTAGATCCAGTGTTCACCGCGCGTCGTCGCCACCGTGCGGGTGGCCGGCAGGGCGGTATGGGCCCACGCGATGGCGTCCGCGTCGTCCAGGTCGACCACGGTTAGCCCGGCGGCGCCGGGGTGGTAGGCGACGCAGACGGCACGCTGCCACGCCGCCGCCCACGGGGGCGAGACGATGACCGCCGGGTCGGTGGTGGCGGCGGCCCACGCGTGGCAGACCCCGGGGCAGTCGCAGGGCCCTGGGGTTTTCATGTTCGGCCGGCCGCCGCACGTGTTGCCCGCGCAGGCGGGGCAGTTGCCGAACGGGATTTTGCCCCGGCGCAGGGGCAGCACCGGCACGCCGGCAGCGGCCAGCGCCAGCGCAGTCGGCAAGGGGTCGGAGAGCGCGCTCACGCCGTCACGCCCTCGCCGGATCAGGGTCGGTTGCGTCATGCTTGGAGACCTCCACAGGTCAAGTGATTGGCAGGTGGACAAGGGCGGCCCCGCTTCTTTGGAGAGAGGGAGGGGCCGCCCTTGGCGTAGCTAGAAGGGCGGTTCGTCGCTGTAGCCGGGCGGGGTGCGACGCGGCCAGCGGGGCAGGGGCAGGAGAGTCATGGCCCACTGCGTCCAGCAGGGGCAGGGCTCCCAGTCGGTGCCGGCGTACTCGCCGTTATGGTCGCCGTAGTCGCGCGCGATGCCGCCCACTCCGTCGCAGTGGGGGCAATCGGGGCGAGGGGTGTCGGACAAGGCCAGGGCCCGGCGAGGGCAGTAGGTGACCTTGATACGGAGTCGAATCACGGATGTAGGTCCCCTCGTTAGCCGTAGAACTTGTTCCGCTTGATCACGGCCTTACGGATGTTGACCGTGGTCCGGCCCTGGTGGCCGCTCGTGCTGAACACCTGCACAGCGATCCATCCGCCGAAGATCACGGTGGCGAGGATGATCAGCTGTCCGATGAACGCGGTCAGGGCTGCGATGAACGAGGTGAGCAGCAGCAGCCCGCCGCACACCGCGAGGAACCCGACGCCCCCGAGGGCGATGTTCACCGCCGTGCGGGACACGGCCGGCTTAGCGGCGAACGGCTCCGGCTGAGCCGGTGCCACGGCGTAGCCGGTGACGACACGGCCGTCCGGCAAGACGACGCTCGCCACGGCCGGGATGTGGCCCGGCTGGACGGGAACGACCGGCGCCGCGTGAACGGCGGGGCTGATCGGGGTGGGCTGGTGCACCACGAGGGGCGCGGTCCGGTGGGTGGTGTGTTCGTTCATGGTCGCGGTTCCCTTCAGTTGCCGAGGGCGGACAGGGCGTCGGCGGATGCCTGCACGAGGTTGTGGATGGGCTCGTAGGCGCCGGTGCCGGCGGCGAAGAACCCGAACAGGAACAGCACGAGCGCGGCGCCGCCGCCGGCGTACTTGGTCTTGACCGCGAAGACGGAGGCGGCGCCGAACAGCAGCACGGCGGAGATGTTGAGGATCATCGGGACCCTTCCGGGGTGTCGGTGCCGGCGCGGTAGATGCGCGCCCAGCGGTTGTAGAGCCAGCGGCCGGTACGGATGCGCTTGCCGGTGGCGTGGCAGCGGCGGCAGTCCTTGCCGCGCTTGATGCGTCCCTTGCGGTCCGTCTTGAGCGCGTGGCCCATGCCACGGCAGCGGCGGCAGTCACCGAACGGCGACACCGCACACACACCGACGTAACCAAGGGTGACGGCGAGCAGGCAGGCGATAGCGAGCAGGGCGGGGGTCACGTGGGGCCCTTCCTGGCGGGTTTTTGGGGTTTGCGCAGGTGGGCCGCTATCCGCTAGCGGCCTGATCAGAGGCGGTTTCGGGTGCTAGCGGGGCCGCTAACGTTAGCGAGGGGTGCCGCTATCGTTAGCGGCCCCGGAGCGTCAGCCCGCGTCCCGCTTTCCTTCACGCTCCGCAATCGCGGTGGTGATGTGGGAGCGGTCGACACCGCGCCGGTTGACGACCTTGCCGTTCACACGGCGCCCCACCTGAATCGTGGACACGCCGTGCGGCTTGAGCGCGGCTGCCAATGCGTCGGGGTCCCATCCGTCGTAGACCTCGGGGCGCAGGTCCGCGAGCCGGGCCACGATGGTTTCCGACCACGCCTTGGCCTCTTTGGCCGGGACCACGGCGAGGATGTCCGCCAGCAGGTCATAGGCGGCCGTGGTCGGCTCCGGTGCCTCTCCCAGGGCGTGGCCGGCGAGCAGTCCGGCCTTCTCGCGGACGCGGCGGGCGCGGGCGGCGATGGCTTCGGCGCCGCCCGCGTCGACGTAGACGGAGCGGACGATACGGGCGTCGGAGCCTTCACCCACGAAGTAGTGGATGCCCTTGTCTCCCCAGGCGAACATGGTTGCCCGCACCCCGCGCTTGTAGGCGGAGGTGCCCAGCACCATGTCGTTCTCCAACTGGCCCATCACCTTCAGGCACCACCGGGCCGATGCGTTCGCGGAGATGCCGGTGGGCAGCGACTTGGCGTCCGGGCGCTGCGTGGCCAGCAGGACCACGATGCCGGTGGCGGGGCCGCGCTTGACCAGGTCGGTGATGATCTCCTCGAACTCCTTGCCGTGCTCGGGGTGCTCGAAGAGGACCTGGCACTCATCCACCCCGACCACGATCGGGTGCAGCCCCAACGACCGCTTGTCGGCCAGGGCGCTGGTCACCTTGGACTCCGGGCAGATGTCCCGGGGCAGGGAGCGGATCACCTTCGTGCGCCGGCGCAGTTCCTCGCGCAGGGCCCGGAAGTCATCCAGGGCGTACTGCACGGGTTCGTCGTCGTCGCCGGCGGCGTGCCGGTAGCCGACCGCGTTGCCCACCGGGTCAAGGTCGCCGGTGCCCTTCATGTCGTAGGTGTGCAGCTCAGCGCGTGGGTCGAGCGCCGCGATCAGCAGCAGCAAACGCAGGAGGAACGTCTTGCCCATGCGCGGGATGGCGCCGATGACGCCCGCGATGTACATGAGCGTGACTTCGGTCCACCGGCCGCGCTGGTCGGTGCCGTAGGCGACCGGCTTGAACAGGTCCACGCTGCCGGACTTCAGCAGCGGCCACGCCGGCTGAGACGCCCTGGACATGTCCTGATCCCCGACCCACAGCACCAGGTGCCCGGTGTGCTCATCCGGCACCGCTTCGGGCCACACACACCCGAGCGGGCGGCGCAGACCGGAAGCGAGCCGCTCCCGGCGCTCGATGATGTCCGTCACCGTCACGCCGTAGGGCAAGTTGCCCTCCGCACGCCAGCCGGGACCGTCGCGGGTGATGGGGGCGGTGAACTCGAACCCGTCCCGCCCCTTGCCCTGCGCCTGAGTGATCGCAGGAATCCCCAGCGCCCCGAGCGCCCGCAGGACGATGTCACTGGTGAGCTTGGTCGCCTTGGGCAGCTCCACCGCCCGGTGCACGACCGGGGCGTCCGCCCTGCGGCCGGCCGCCCCCAGGGCGAGGACGACCGCACCCACGGACACGGCTTGCAGCCAGTCGGGCGCCAGCACATAGATGGCGAGCGCCAGACCAGAGCCGACCAGCGCGGCGAGCGCGGCGACCAGGGTCCGCAGCCGGACCCGTCCATCACGCTGCCGCGACAGCTTCAGGTACTCGGCAGCGTCCTCACGCCGCACGGCGGCGAGCCGGACCGGTTCGCCCTCGCGGTCGGCCACCCACCGCATCGTGCCCCCGACCACCTTCGCGGCGCCGGCCGGTGCCTGAAGGGCGAGGCGGGCGGCGTAGACCGGGGCCCGGAGCGCGTGGTAGCCGGCGGCGTGGGCGTAGTGGCGTGCCACCCACGCGGACGCGGTGCGCAGCTCCGCCGCGGACTTCAGCCAGACCGGCACGACCGCGCGGCGGCGGGCGCCGGCGAGCCGACCGAGGTAGCCGGGACCGGTAGCCGCGGGGGCGGGCTGGTCGACCATGAGCGGCGTGTCCGGGTCGGCCGGCTCAGGCTCCGGCGCGGTGGCGGGGGCCGGTTCGCGGGCGGCGCGGGCCTTGTCCAGGTCGACCACGTCGGCGCCGTGGTCGGCGGCCATTTCGGCTTCCAGGCGGTTGAACAGTTCGTGGTCGTCGTCGGGATGCTTCACTGAGACTTCCTTCTCTCGCAGAGGGAAGGCGGGGCCCGGTCCGTCGCTGTAGGAGGTGGGCGGACGGGCCCCGCCGGGAGTTCAGGCGGCGTACTGCTCGGGGTAGGCGCACGGCACGCACGTGCCGAGCGACACGGGGATGACGTATCCGGCGTCACGACCGCAGGCGGGGCAGGTGCGGCGGGCGGCGTTGGCCTTGGCGAGCGCCGCCCACCGGGCCGGGGTCATGGGACGGACCGGCTTGGCCAGGTCGATGCGGTAGAGGTAGGCGACCAGCGGGGCCCGGCGGCGGCGCGGCCGTTCGAGCTGTGCGGCCACGTCCTGGCCGCCGGGCCGCAGGCCACGGGCGCGGAGTTGGCGGCGGGTGGCGTAGCCGTCCGGGGCCATGCGCCACCGGTAGACCGGCAGCGTGGACATCAGGCGACGCGCTTCCACGCGGCCCGAAGTCGGACCTCAGATGCGGAGTGGCCGGCGGCGCGGAAGCGGGCGGCCATGTCGCGGTACGACAAGGGCGGCGTCTGGCTGTGCCGGATGTCGTGCACGAGCGTGTCCAGCGCGTCATCCGACAGCGCGGGCGCCCCCGTCTCCAGCGCCGGAACCTGCTCGGTCGGCCCCCACACCGGGAGTTCCCAGCGGGGTGTGACGCCGGGCGTGACGGGGGCCGTCACGCTGGTCAGGGCCCTGCCAGTCTCCTCGCCCTTGCGGGCGGTCTCCAGCGTCGACCACGCCCCCGCGAGGGTCTGCGCGGTCTGTGCCTGGACGCGTGCGACGCGGGCGCCGGCTTCCGTCACGGCCGTCAGCCGCGTCTCCTCGGTGGCCGCTTCCGCCCGCAGCCGGGCACGGGCCACGGCCGCTTCGTCGCGTGCCTCCTGCTGGATGCCCCGGATCGCGTCCAACGCGAGCGGGGTGAGCGCGGTGCGCTCCCACAGGCTGTGCACGAGCCACAGGGCCTTGGCCGCGATCGGCAGCCACGCCACAGCCAGCCACGCGCCGGCGGAGTGCTCAACTGTCAGGGCGTGCGCGACCAGGACGCCGGTGGCGAGGATGCCGAAGGACCAGCCCACCGCCGTTACGGCGCGGTTGTGGTCGCCCTGCGCGGCGAGGCGGCGCTCGTAGGCGAGGGTGGCCAGCCATCCGCCGTCGATGCCGAGACCGACGACCAGGGCGACCGGCCACGGCACCGCCGCCCCCAGCCACATCATCACCACCGCGAGGGTGAGCACCATCGACACGGCCGTCATCGCGACAGCCGGAAGAACGGTCTTGGCCTTCACTCGGTGGCTCCTTCCTGCTCGCGCACGTCCACGGTCGCGATCAGGACGACCGGGGTGCTGTCGTCGAAGGGCTTCTGGCTGTCCTCGATCCAGGACCACTCGGCACCGGGCGCCACCTCGTAGCCGAGGGATGCCAGGGCGTCCCGGCGGTCCGCTCCGGTGGGCACCGGGCCGGACTCGAACCGGACGGTGGGCCACTCGCTCTCGCCGTACAGGACGACGTACAGGCGCCACTGTCCGCCGTCGCCCGACATCTGCGCGGTCAGCTTGTTCACAGCGCACCCCCCACCGTGATCAGCGCGGCGAGGATGAGCAGCAGCCCGCCGGCGCGGATCAGGTCGACCGCGCGGCGCAGGCAGGTGAACTTTGCGACCGCCAGCCGGGACAGCCCGGCAATGTCGGCAGCCATGTCCCGGTCGACCGCCGCCGTGATCTCCTCAGCCGTGAGGGTGGCCCACAGCGGAAAGCCGTGCGGACCGAGCTGCGGGCGAACCGCCCGCAGCAGCAGACCGGCCGCGGCGACCAGCACCCCCATGCCGGCACCGCCGACGATGCATGCGGCCGTGTTCAGCGGCAGGTCGCGGGCGACCGTCCAGGCACCGGCGAGGACGGCACCGACGAACGCCAGCAGCAGCGCCGTCTTCGCGTCCGTCCGCGCGATCTCCGCCTTCACCTCAGCGTGCGCGGCGGTCAAGTTCTTCTCCGTCGCGGTGCTCACGCGGCACCCCCGGGCAGGCTCGTACCGGCCGCGCGGTTGACCAGCGCGACCCGGGCGGCGAGCGCCCGGCGTCGAGCCCGGCGGATACGCCGCTCGTCCAGCTCGCTCGGGGTGCGGTCCAGGGTAACGATGTGCGCGTCCAACAGGTCGACGTCCGCCAGGATGACGGGCATCTCCTGCTCGATCGCGTCCAGCTCCGCGTCCGTCGGCTCCATCCACGGAGCGAACGCGGTAACAGCGTCCTGAAGTGTGACGATGTCGTTCATTGGGTCGTGTTCCTCTCAGCGTGGAACGGCCCGAACGCGGCTCCCGGGATGCCCCCCGGGAGCCGCTTGCCGTTGGAGTCGGTTCCGGCTCCCCGCGCTCCCGCCCGTACGTCGTCGCGCAGTGCGCGGACGGACGGGCGGGAGAGGCAGCCGGCCGCAACGTGACGTGCTGCGAGCCGTGGTGGACCGTGTTTGCTGTCCAGGCGCCGCCGACCGGTCCGTAACGGTGGCGCTCAGGGTTTTCGTCGGTACATCAGGAGTCCTTTCGGCGAGGTCAACAGTGGTGAAGCACTGCAAGGGGGATCGCGTCCCCACTCTCCGGCCGTTGCTCGCGGTCACCGGGCCACCTCGCCAGTACGGGCCGAAGCCCTGTTCCACCTGGCCTTTAGCGGGATTGCAGCGTCCCCGCCCCGTGCATTCGTGCAGGTCAATGACCTTCAGCAATGCGACCTAGGTCGCTTGCCGATGAAGAGAAAGCTACCTAGGTCGCTTTTGGTCGTCAAGTGGTCTCGCGTCCCGATCGCGAGCGACCTAGGTCAAGTACGCTTTTGGGGTGGACTCACAGCCGAAGAGGAAGCCCAACGCCCGCGAGATCGCAGGCAGAATCAGAGACGAGATCGCCGCAGGGACGTTCGGTCCCGGGGACCGCCTGCCCGGCGCGCGGGCCTACGCCAAGAAACTCGGCGTGGCTCTGATGACGGTGCAGAACGCCTACGCCCAGCTCCAGGAAGAGGGGCTGGTTGAAGGCGTCTCCGGAAGCGGCACCTACGTCCGCGATCCCGCCCCGGGTGAGCAGAGCCCCCGTGAGGCAGCGCAGCGCCTGACCGAGCTACAAGCTGAGGTCGCGCGCGTCTCGACCGAGCTTGCCGGCCTCGTCGAGCGCGTCAAGCAGCTTGAGGCGGTCGTCGGCCCCACCAAGGGCAAGTCTGGCGCCTAGCGTCTCTCGCGGTGCATTCGTCGTCATGCTCTAAGCGTGTCCCGGTGAGCGCGCGGTGAGTACGTACTTCCCCTGCCCCCGCACCGAACTAATCCGAACTTTGGCCGCAGGGTGGGGTGTTGGCACAGCCTGCTCGGCTGCAAGACTGGCTGTATGGCCGAACTCAACGGAAAACCCGCCACCCTCGACGATCTACAGAGCCTTGCCCTCACGAACTACGGGCACTTCACGTCAATGCGGCTGGAGGACGGCACAGTCCGGGGCCTGTCGCTCCATCTGGACCGCTTGGTGCGCGACTGCCGCATCGTCTTCGGTGTCGAGTTGGACCGAGAGCGGACGCTGAACTACATCCGGAAGGCAGCCGACGGCGTCACCGGGGTCGCCGGCCTCCGCGTCACCGTCTTCGATCCCGGGATCGACATGGGGCGCCCTAGCGACGCCAAGGACCCGCACATCTTGGTCAACCTGCGACCTGGGGGCGCCATGCCGCCGCCGCCCCTTACGGCCAAGACCTTCACCTTCACCCGCGACAACGCGCAGGTGAAGCACATCGGCCTTCACCCGCAGCTCCGGCTTCGCCGTGACGCCCAGCTCGCCGGATTCGATGACGCCGTGTTTGTCGAGCCGGACGGTCGGATCTCCGAGGGCGGCACGTGGAACCTCGGTTTCGTCGACCAGGACGGCACGGTCATCTGGCCGGAAGCCCCTGTGCTCCCGGGCACAACGATGATGCTGCTGCGAAGCCTCGATACCCCGAAGCAGATTACGGCTCCGGTGCGGCTCGCCGACGTCCCGAAGATGGCAGCCGCGTTCGCGACGAACGTAACGATCGGCGTGCGTTCAGTCAGCGCGCTCGATGACGTGCAGTTCCCACATGACCACCCCGTGCTCGCAGCGCTGCGTGACGCCTACGTCGGCATTCCCGGCGAGCGCCTGTAACGCGTGCCGCTGCCCCATCGGGGGCGGCGACTCACGACAGAGGTAGCCCATGCCACTCGTTACGAAATGGACCGGACGCGAAGTCAAGGCGCTGCGTGAAGCCGTACGCATGAGCCTTATGGAATTCGCCGAGAAGCTCGGGGTGTCCGATCGCATCGTCTCCCGCTGGGAGGCAGACGGCGAACGGGCCACACTTCGCATGGTGAACCAAGCCGCCTTAGACACGCTGCTTGCCAAGGCAGATAAGGACGCCCAAGGTCGCTTCGTCGGCATCTTGTCGGTGGACGACGTCCCTGCCCACGCCATCATCGAGCCTGACACCGACCACACGAGCAGTGGCGAGTACGTGAAGC
This is a stretch of genomic DNA from Streptomyces sp. TG1A-8. It encodes these proteins:
- a CDS encoding bifunctional DNA primase/polymerase, producing the protein MTQPTLIRRGRDGVSALSDPLPTALALAAAGVPVLPLRRGKIPFGNCPACAGNTCGGRPNMKTPGPCDCPGVCHAWAAATTDPAVIVSPPWAAAWQRAVCVAYHPGAAGLTVVDLDDADAIAWAHTALPATRTVATTRGEHWIYRGVMTSHNAVRPGVDIKSSMSYARYLGPGTGHLVDLPDAVRALAVKKPSPARPAPPAGAVPSRAGEGECRHRTPAYLERGIAMAEQRITEARSAVHATVYRTFLAVLSTHGRCACLTDAHVARLFAAAQTKGETARHCSDAWANARATLGL
- a CDS encoding cell division protein FtsK codes for the protein MKHPDDDHELFNRLEAEMAADHGADVVDLDKARAAREPAPATAPEPEPADPDTPLMVDQPAPAATGPGYLGRLAGARRRAVVPVWLKSAAELRTASAWVARHYAHAAGYHALRAPVYAARLALQAPAGAAKVVGGTMRWVADREGEPVRLAAVRREDAAEYLKLSRQRDGRVRLRTLVAALAALVGSGLALAIYVLAPDWLQAVSVGAVVLALGAAGRRADAPVVHRAVELPKATKLTSDIVLRALGALGIPAITQAQGKGRDGFEFTAPITRDGPGWRAEGNLPYGVTVTDIIERRERLASGLRRPLGCVWPEAVPDEHTGHLVLWVGDQDMSRASQPAWPLLKSGSVDLFKPVAYGTDQRGRWTEVTLMYIAGVIGAIPRMGKTFLLRLLLLIAALDPRAELHTYDMKGTGDLDPVGNAVGYRHAAGDDDEPVQYALDDFRALREELRRRTKVIRSLPRDICPESKVTSALADKRSLGLHPIVVGVDECQVLFEHPEHGKEFEEIITDLVKRGPATGIVVLLATQRPDAKSLPTGISANASARWCLKVMGQLENDMVLGTSAYKRGVRATMFAWGDKGIHYFVGEGSDARIVRSVYVDAGGAEAIAARARRVREKAGLLAGHALGEAPEPTTAAYDLLADILAVVPAKEAKAWSETIVARLADLRPEVYDGWDPDALAAALKPHGVSTIQVGRRVNGKVVNRRGVDRSHITTAIAEREGKRDAG
- a CDS encoding Pycsar system effector family protein, whose amino-acid sequence is MSTATEKNLTAAHAEVKAEIARTDAKTALLLAFVGAVLAGAWTVARDLPLNTAACIVGGAGMGVLVAAAGLLLRAVRPQLGPHGFPLWATLTAEEITAAVDRDMAADIAGLSRLAVAKFTCLRRAVDLIRAGGLLLILAALITVGGAL
- a CDS encoding GntR family transcriptional regulator, producing the protein MDSQPKRKPNAREIAGRIRDEIAAGTFGPGDRLPGARAYAKKLGVALMTVQNAYAQLQEEGLVEGVSGSGTYVRDPAPGEQSPREAAQRLTELQAEVARVSTELAGLVERVKQLEAVVGPTKGKSGA
- a CDS encoding aminotransferase class IV family protein; the encoded protein is MAELNGKPATLDDLQSLALTNYGHFTSMRLEDGTVRGLSLHLDRLVRDCRIVFGVELDRERTLNYIRKAADGVTGVAGLRVTVFDPGIDMGRPSDAKDPHILVNLRPGGAMPPPPLTAKTFTFTRDNAQVKHIGLHPQLRLRRDAQLAGFDDAVFVEPDGRISEGGTWNLGFVDQDGTVIWPEAPVLPGTTMMLLRSLDTPKQITAPVRLADVPKMAAAFATNVTIGVRSVSALDDVQFPHDHPVLAALRDAYVGIPGERL
- a CDS encoding RRQRL motif-containing zinc-binding protein produces the protein MSTLPVYRWRMAPDGYATRRQLRARGLRPGGQDVAAQLERPRRRRAPLVAYLYRIDLAKPVRPMTPARWAALAKANAARRTCPACGRDAGYVIPVSLGTCVPCAYPEQYAA
- a CDS encoding DUF6284 family protein — translated: MNDIVTLQDAVTAFAPWMEPTDAELDAIEQEMPVILADVDLLDAHIVTLDRTPSELDERRIRRARRRALAARVALVNRAAGTSLPGGAA
- a CDS encoding DUF6303 family protein, producing MNKLTAQMSGDGGQWRLYVVLYGESEWPTVRFESGPVPTGADRRDALASLGYEVAPGAEWSWIEDSQKPFDDSTPVVLIATVDVREQEGATE
- a CDS encoding ATP-binding protein, with the protein product MSEDDKTPARDVIADYAQSHFRYFRTADGTVYAQKNGHPVARPIRSQGTSGSHRQELMVGLFRDGYGVFNGTALKEALDLIEALALSQDVQPVHIRVAPGFDGATWLDLGRDDGQSVRIHPTGWDIRTPDPAEVCWRRTQLTGELPMPAKDTDGKGIDLLLRLCNFANAETECLAIAWLIGCLGPSVPVPAPFLTGPQGAGKSTGGRMLVRIIEGMSGDLRRAPKDEENLIAAVAAGWVTALDNLSHLAPDLSDAMCCIVTGAETVKRALYTDGDVVRARYRRPLLLTGIDVGVIRPDLAERLLPLRLERPSVRRTEAELWAEYAQALPIILGSLLDLTVKVRAAEADIPTDLRMADFAHLCAQLDAATGFGALAAYRASLDDLNDDVIEGDLLAQTVLKHAAGIAPGTEERMTSAEWLHALTGLYSGEDCRPLPKGWPTTGKVLSDRLKRLQPTLAARGVLIDWGRTKAARYIEMARPPAPPPTHEQEPAF
- a CDS encoding protein spdB; amino-acid sequence: MKAKTVLPAVAMTAVSMVLTLAVVMMWLGAAVPWPVALVVGLGIDGGWLATLAYERRLAAQGDHNRAVTAVGWSFGILATGVLVAHALTVEHSAGAWLAVAWLPIAAKALWLVHSLWERTALTPLALDAIRGIQQEARDEAAVARARLRAEAATEETRLTAVTEAGARVARVQAQTAQTLAGAWSTLETARKGEETGRALTSVTAPVTPGVTPRWELPVWGPTEQVPALETGAPALSDDALDTLVHDIRHSQTPPLSYRDMAARFRAAGHSASEVRLRAAWKRVA